From the genome of Opisthocomus hoazin isolate bOpiHoa1 chromosome 4, bOpiHoa1.hap1, whole genome shotgun sequence:
ACCGTCTAACGTCTCTCAAGTATAAATCAGGGCAAGGCTCGCCCGTCCGACACCCCTAGGGCTGGTTGTGAACATCTGCCCAACAACTGCTGAACTTTCCAGGAGCCTAACGCAAGTCTAGCAGGTAGGGGCTGAGGAAAAGGAGTGGGACGGGACAGAAGTACTgaaatctgcatttttctttccattgcagTTTTGTAAACGTCAACAAATGATGAAACCTTCCACGGCAGAGACGCTCCACAAAGGAAGGATGTTGTGGGTAATTCTTCTAAGCACAATCGCTCTAGCATGGACTACGCCAATTCCCTTGATAGAGGACTCGGAGGAACTCGATGAGCCCTGCTTCGATCCCTGTTACTGTGAAGTGAAGGAGAGCCTGTTCCATATACATTGCGACAACAAAGGATTTATAAATATTAGTCAGATAACAGAGTCGTGGTCGAGACCTTTTAAACTTTATCTGCAGAGGAATTCCATGAGGAAATTGTACACCAACAGTTTTCTTCACTTGAACAACGCCGTGTCCATTAACCTCGGGAACAATGCACTGCAGGACATTCAGACGGGGGCTTTTAACGGGCTCCGAGTTCTGAAGAGGTTGTATTTGCACGAAAACAAATTGGACATTTTCCGAAACGACACTTTCCTGGGTTTGGAAAGTCTGGAATATCTGCAGGCAGATTACAATGTCATTAAGCGGATTGAAAGCGGGGCATTTCGAAACCTAAGTAAATTGAGGGTCCTCATCCTAAATGACAATCTTATCCCCATGCTTCCCACCAACCTATTTAAGTCTGTGTCCTTAACCCACCTGGACTTGCGCGGGAACCGGCTGAAAGTCCTTTCGTACCGCGGGATGTTGGACCACATTGGCAGGAGCCTGATGGAGATCCAGCTGGAGGAGAACCCGTGGAACTGCACGTGCGAGATCGTGCAGCTGAAGAGCTGGCTGGAGCGCATCCCCTACACCGCGCTGGTGGGGGACATCACCTGCGAGACCCCCTTCCACTTCCACGGGAAGGACCTGCGGGAGATCAAACGAAGCAAGCTCTGCCCCATGCTGTCCGACTCCGAGGTGGAAGCCAGCCTGGGCATCCCTCAGCTGTCATCCAGCAAGGAGAATGCGTGGCCTACCAAGCCGTCCTCCATGCTGTCCTCCTTCCATTTCACCGCTTCCTCTGTTGAGTACAAAACGTCCAACAAGCAGCCCAAACCCACCAAGCAGCCCAgggcgccccggcccccgccgacGTCCCGGGGCCTGTACCCGGGGCCGAACCAACCGCCCGTGGCTGCCTACCAGACCCGGCCCCCCATCCCCATCATCTGCCCCACCGGCTGCTCTTGCAGCTTGCACATCAATGACCTGGGTCTGACGGTCAACTGCAAGGAGCGAGGGTTTCACAACATCTCCGAGCTCCTGCCCAGGCCCTTGAACGCCAAGAAGCTGTACCTGAGCGGGAATTTGATCCAGAAGATCTACCGCTCCGATTTCTGGAATTTTTCCTCCTTGGATCTCTTACACCTGGGGAACAACCGGATCTCCTACGTGCAGGACGGGGCTTTTATCAACCTGCCCAACCTGAAGAGCCTGTACCTGAACGGCAACGACATCGAGCGGCTCACCCCGGGCATGTTCCAGGGCTTGCAGAGTTTGCATTACCTGTACTTCGAGTACAACCTGATCAGGGAAATCCAGCCGGCGGCCTTCAGCCTCATGCCCAACCTGAAGCTCCTCTTCCTCAACGACAACCTGCTCCGCACCCTGCCCACCGACGCCTTCGCCGGCACCTCCCTGGCCCGCCTCAACCTGCGCAACAACCACTTCTTGGCACTGCCGGTGGCCGGGGTGCTGGAGCAC
Proteins encoded in this window:
- the SLITRK3 gene encoding SLIT and NTRK-like protein 3, translated to MMKPSTAETLHKGRMLWVILLSTIALAWTTPIPLIEDSEELDEPCFDPCYCEVKESLFHIHCDNKGFINISQITESWSRPFKLYLQRNSMRKLYTNSFLHLNNAVSINLGNNALQDIQTGAFNGLRVLKRLYLHENKLDIFRNDTFLGLESLEYLQADYNVIKRIESGAFRNLSKLRVLILNDNLIPMLPTNLFKSVSLTHLDLRGNRLKVLSYRGMLDHIGRSLMEIQLEENPWNCTCEIVQLKSWLERIPYTALVGDITCETPFHFHGKDLREIKRSKLCPMLSDSEVEASLGIPQLSSSKENAWPTKPSSMLSSFHFTASSVEYKTSNKQPKPTKQPRAPRPPPTSRGLYPGPNQPPVAAYQTRPPIPIICPTGCSCSLHINDLGLTVNCKERGFHNISELLPRPLNAKKLYLSGNLIQKIYRSDFWNFSSLDLLHLGNNRISYVQDGAFINLPNLKSLYLNGNDIERLTPGMFQGLQSLHYLYFEYNLIREIQPAAFSLMPNLKLLFLNDNLLRTLPTDAFAGTSLARLNLRNNHFLALPVAGVLEHLHAIVQIDLKLNPWDCTCDLVPLKQWLEALSSVSVVGEVLCSSPERLARRDLRALELAALCPAALRPAAAAASPPAAPPPPPATAAYELPPAAPVPLSVLILSLLVLFFSAVLVAAGFFAFVLRRRRRKMPLRGPREGAAGPGGVPLRCPRLCEEGGGGGGGGGGLVGGERSPEKAPTAGHVYDYIPHPVTQMCNNPIYKPREEEEEEEEAAAAGGGGEAAELLRGGGGQEPGTSYRTLLEKEREWSLAVSSSQLNTIVAVHPQHPAGGGGLGGAAAGGGGGGGGGVPRDRPPPCAVGFVDCLYGTVPKLKELHVHPPGMQYPDLQQDARLKETLLFAAGKGFPDHQTPTSEYLELRAKLQTKPDYLEVLEKTTYRF